A section of the Salmo salar chromosome ssa05, Ssal_v3.1, whole genome shotgun sequence genome encodes:
- the LOC123743227 gene encoding protocadherin gamma-A11-like produces MGHKGISVTGLVCGFAFVLQTLHTAFGDVSYSFPEEMKRTSVIGNIAKDLGLKASRLSARKARIDTEGNYERYCDINQSTGDLIVAERIDREELCGDKVSCMLTFELVLEGPLELHRVSLLIEDVNDNSPIFPKDTIKLEISELAVKGARYRVNEAHDADMGQNAVQRYTLQSNEHFVLSVHDYTDGRKNVELVLDKELDREEKQDMSLLLTAVDGGTPQRSGTVVIHVTVLDANDNAPVFSQAVYKASLPENSPLDTVVVTVSATDADEGVNGEVTYEFSRISDKAIKVFSLGHNTGEIKVIGPIDFEGDPKYEIRIEGKDGYGLSSDSKVIIDITDVNDNAPVIYLKSLSNPIPENASPGTEVGIINVQDRDSENNRQVRCSIQQNVPFKLVPSIKNYYSLVTTGELDRELVSDYNITITATDEGSPPLSSSKSVQLSVADVNDNPPAFEEQSYSAHVTENNKPDSSLCSVTARDPDWRQNGTVIYSLLPGEVNGVPVSSLLSVNGDTGVIHALRSFDYEQFRSFKVHVMARDNGSPPLSSNVTVSVFITDVNDNSPQILYPAPEGNSFMTELVPKAAHGGSLVSKVIAVDADSGQNAWLSYHIVKSTDPGLFTIGLHSGEIRTQRDISESDSMKQNLIVSVKDNGQPSLSATCSMYLVISDNLAEVPELKDISYDESNSKLTSYLIIALVSVSTFFLTFIIVILAVRFCRRRKPRLLFDGAVAIPSAYLPPNYAEVDGAGTLRSTYNYDAYLTTGSRSSDFKFVRSYNDNTLPTDQTLRKTPTDFAEAFEDSDGSPEVCK; encoded by the coding sequence ATGGGTCACAAAGGAATATCGGTGACAGGCCTGGTCTGCGGCTTTGCATTCGTTCTCCAAACGCTGCACACCGCCTTTGGAGACGTGAGCTATTCTTTTCCGGAGGAGATGAAACGCACATCTGTAATTGGAAATATAGCCAAAGATCTCGGTTTGAAAGCCAGCAGACTGTCCGCTCGTAAGGCCCGAATTGATACCGAGGGGAACTATGAACGTTATTGTGACATTAATCAGAGTACCGGGGATTTGATTGTTGCGGAAAGGATTGACAGAGAGGAGCTATGTGGAGATAAGGTTTCGTGTATGCTTACATTCGAGTTGGTTCTAGAAGGTCCGTTGGAATTGCATCGTGTATCACTACTGATTGAGGATGTCAATGATAATTCACCCATTTTCCCGAAGGACACAATCAAATTGGAAATTAGTGAGTTGGCAGTCAAAGGGGCTCGCTATCGTGTTAACGAGGCACATGACGCAGACATGGGACAGAACGCAGTGCAAAGGTATACGTTACAAAGTAATGAACATTTTGTGCTGTCTGTCCACGATTACACAGATGGAAGAAAGAACGTAGAGTTGGTTTTAGATAAAGAACTAGATCGTGAAGAAAAACAGGACATGAGTTTACTGCTAACAGCAGTAGACGGCGGCACTCCGCAGAGATCAGGTACTGTAGTCATACACGTCACTGTACTGGATGCTAACGATAACGCCCCAGTGTTTAGCCAGGCCGTCTATAAAGCCAGTCTTCCTGAAAACTCTCCTTTAGAtactgtagtggtaacagtgagTGCTACAGATGCAGATGAGGGAGTGAATGGGGAAGTGACGTATGAATTCAGTCGCATATCTGACAAAGCAATAAAGGTATTTTCTTTGGGCCACAATACTGGAGAAATTAAGGTGATAGGTCCGATTGATTTCGAAGGCGACCCAAAATATGAAATACGCATAGAGGGTAAAGATGGCTATGGCCTTTCATCTGATTCAAAAGTGATTATTGATATCACGGATGTAAATGACAACGCCCCTGTAATATACCTGAAATCTCTGAGCAACCCCATACCTGAGAACGCGTCACCTGGTACAGAGGTGGGCATCATTAACGTGCAGGATAGAGACTCTGAAAATAACCGACAGGTCCGCTGCTCCATTCAGCAAAACGTTCCTTTTAAACTGGTGCCATCCATCAAAAACTACTATTCTCTGGTGACCACGGGCGAACTGGACCGGGAACTAGTGTCTGATTACAACATTACAATCACTGCCACCGACGAGGGCTCTCCGCCTCTGTCCTCCTCTAAAAGTGTTCAGTTATCTGTCGCTGACGTGAACGACAACCCACCTGCGTTTGAGGAACAGTCCTATAGCGCCCACGTGACTGAAAATAACAAACCAGACTCATCATTGTGTTCCGTTACTGCTCGAGATCCAGACTGGAGACAGAACGGTACAGTGATTTACTCTCTCTTACCCGGTGAGGTGAACGGTGTCCCGGTGTCCTCATTGTTATCCGTTAACGGAGACACGGGGGTGATCCACGCTTTGAGGTCGTTTGATTATGAGCAGTTCAGGAGTTTTAAAGTCCACGTGATGGCCAGAGACAACGGTTCTCCTCCGCTCAGCAGCAACGTCACTGTCAGTGTGTTCATAACGGATGTGAATGACAACTCTCCTCAGATACTATATCCCGCCCCGGAGGGGAACTCCTTCATGACCGAGCTGGTCCCCAAAGCTGCACACGGGGGCTCTCTTGTTTCCAAGGTGATAGCGGTGGACGCGGACTCCGGCCAGAACGCCTGGCTGTCCTATCATATAGTCAAATCCACTGATCCGGGACTTTTCACTATTGGTCTCCACAGCGGAGAGATCAGGACACAGCGGGACATTTCTGAATCGGACAGCATGAAACAGAACCTTATTGTGTCAGTGAAAGATAACggacagccctctctctctgcgaCCTGTTCCATGTATTTAGTGATTTCTGACAACTTGGCTGAAGTGCCAGAACTGAAAGATATATCTTATGATGAGAGCAATTCCAAACTCACCTCTTATCTGATCATCGCGCTGGTGTCGGTCTCCACCTTTTTCCTCACCTTCATTATTGTCATCCTGGCCGTGAGGTTTTGCCGCAGGAGAAAGCCCAGACTGTTGTTTGACGGAGCGGTCGCCATCCCAAGTGCGTATCTCCCGCCCAACTACGCAGAGGTGGATGGAGCGGGAACTCTCCGCAGCACCTACAATTATGACGCCTACCTGACGACCGGTTCGCGCTCCAGTGACTTCAAGTTCGTCAGATCTTACAATGACAACACGCTGCCCACCGACCAGACTCTGAGAAAAACTCCCACTGACTTTGCTGAAGCGTTTGAGGACTCTGATGGGTCCCCAGAGGTATGTAAATAA